In one Cellulomonas sp. JZ18 genomic region, the following are encoded:
- a CDS encoding carbohydrate ABC transporter permease, giving the protein MGPGAGGKDPHELHDAPGRTAVGGTGPRASRAVTPARLLPWLLLAPSLAALLVVTGWPLVRMVWLSFHEYERAQLMGVPAPWVGVQNYVDTLTDPRFWTVTLRSFGLMVACVVLTITLGTLVALLLMRLGRVMRLVLSVGLLLAWAMPPLAAMLVWGWMFDTRYGVVNHALTALTGESWMGHPWLIEPLQFFAVATLVIVWGAIPFVAFTLYAGLTQVPHEVLEAAQIDGAGARKRFFRIQVPYVRAIYTVLIVLSMIWDLKVFTQIFVLQGIGGVKSQTSTLGVYIYEMGMAQGHYGAASAIAVVFTVIMLAISAYYVRATIKEEEL; this is encoded by the coding sequence GTGGGGCCCGGCGCCGGCGGGAAGGACCCCCATGAGCTCCACGACGCTCCCGGCCGCACCGCCGTCGGCGGCACCGGCCCCCGCGCCTCGCGCGCGGTCACCCCGGCCCGGCTCCTGCCGTGGCTCCTGCTGGCCCCGAGCCTCGCCGCGCTGCTGGTCGTGACCGGCTGGCCGCTGGTGCGGATGGTGTGGCTGTCGTTCCACGAGTACGAGCGGGCCCAGCTCATGGGCGTGCCGGCGCCGTGGGTCGGCGTGCAGAACTACGTCGACACCCTCACCGACCCCCGCTTCTGGACCGTCACGCTGCGCAGCTTCGGCCTCATGGTCGCCTGCGTCGTCCTGACCATCACGCTCGGCACCCTCGTCGCGCTGCTGCTCATGCGGCTCGGGCGCGTCATGCGGCTCGTGCTGTCGGTCGGGCTGCTGCTCGCGTGGGCCATGCCGCCCCTGGCGGCGATGCTCGTGTGGGGGTGGATGTTCGACACCCGCTACGGCGTCGTGAACCACGCGCTCACGGCCCTGACCGGCGAGAGCTGGATGGGGCACCCGTGGCTCATCGAGCCGCTGCAGTTCTTCGCGGTCGCCACGCTCGTCATCGTGTGGGGTGCCATCCCGTTCGTCGCCTTCACGCTGTACGCGGGCCTCACCCAGGTCCCGCACGAGGTGCTCGAGGCCGCGCAGATCGACGGCGCCGGGGCCCGCAAGCGCTTCTTCCGCATCCAGGTGCCCTACGTGCGCGCCATCTACACCGTGCTGATCGTGCTCTCGATGATCTGGGACCTGAAGGTGTTCACGCAGATCTTCGTGCTGCAGGGCATCGGCGGGGTCAAGTCCCAGACCAGCACGCTGGGCGTCTACATCTACGAGATGGGCATGGCGCAGGGCCACTACGGGGCCGCGAGCGCCATCGCCGTCGTGTTCACCGTGATCATGCTCGCGATCTCCGCCTACTACGTGCGCGCGACCATCAAGGAGGAGGAGCTGTGA